A genomic window from Lutra lutra chromosome 17, mLutLut1.2, whole genome shotgun sequence includes:
- the RPS16 gene encoding 40S ribosomal protein S16, whose product MPSKGPLQSVQVFGRKKTATAVAHCKRGNGLIKVNGRPLEMIEPRTLQYKLLEPVLLLGKERFAGVDIRVRVKGGGHVAQIYAIRQSISKALVAYYQKYVDEASKKEIKDILIQYDRTLLVADPRRCESKKFGGPGARARYQKSYR is encoded by the exons ATGCCGTCCAAGGGTCCTTTGCAGTCTGTGCAGGTCTTCGGACGCAAG AAGACGGCCACAGCAGTGGCGCACTGCAAACGGGGCAACGGCCTCATCAAGGTGAATGGGCGGCCCCTGGAGATGATCGAACCCCGCACGCTACAATACAAG CTGCTGGAACCTGTTCTGCTTCTAGGCAAGGAGCGATTTGCTGGGGTGGACATCCGAGTCCGAGTGAAGGGTGGTGGTCACGTGGCCCAGATTTATG CAATCCGCCAGTCCATCTCCAAAGCCCTGGTGGCCTATTACCAGAAAT ACGTGGATGAGGCTTCCAAGAAGGAGATCAAAGACATCCTCATCCAGTATGACCGGACCCTGTTGGTAGCTGATCCCCGGCGCTGCGAATCCAAAAAGTTTGGTGGTCCTGGTGCCCGTGCTCGCTACCAGAAATCCTACCGATAA
- the LOC125088525 gene encoding uncharacterized protein LOC125088525 isoform X2, producing the protein MWPLWTILLLVRPLGGLGSPLCPREPFYFLVAIMKMLGNKNDGTLYTPDDLSVCPAETLGCFRLELSVIQFEEGPSLGIAVFRLQRLLDALGSRLWVTGQGPCPPCEGHPQRPVPLFLAKLLELLQGACAQHRPSP; encoded by the exons ATGTGGCCGCTCTGGACCATCCTCCTGCTGGTACGACCCTTGGGAGGCCTAGGATCACCCCTCTGTCCTCGGGAGCCTTTCTACTTCCTTGTTGCCATCATGAAGATGCTG GGAAACAAAAATGATGGCACTCTCTACACACCAGATGACCTCTCG GTGTGTCCTGCTGAGACTCTAGGGTGCTTCCGGCTGGAGCTGTCTGTGATCCAGTTCGAAGAGGGCCCATCCCTGGGGATTGCCGTGTTCCGGCTACAGCGTCTGCTGGATGCACTGGGGTCCCGGCTGTGGGTGACTGGCCAGGGCCCTTGTCCACCCTGCGAAGGACATCCCCAGAGacctgtccctctctttctggcCAAGCTCTTGGAGTTATTACAGGGGGCATGTGCTCAGCACCGGCCCTCACCATGA
- the LOC125088525 gene encoding uncharacterized protein LOC125088525 isoform X1 produces MKEKDKEGANGEEEKEDRHRVNHRMTQKTQVTAIRRQRGQPSEKEDGQDAGLGPEKAWAVGRVPMWPLWTILLLVRPLGGLGSPLCPREPFYFLVAIMKMLGNKNDGTLYTPDDLSVCPAETLGCFRLELSVIQFEEGPSLGIAVFRLQRLLDALGSRLWVTGQGPCPPCEGHPQRPVPLFLAKLLELLQGACAQHRPSP; encoded by the exons atgaaggaaaaagacaaagaaggggccaatggagaagaggagaaagaagatagACACAGGGTCAATCACAGAATGACCCAGAAAACACAAGTGACGGCGATTcggaggcagagaggccagcccTCAGAGAAAGAAGACGGACAG GATGCTGGGCTGGGACCAGAGAAAGCCTGGGCGGTGGGCAGGGTGCCCATGTGGCCGCTCTGGACCATCCTCCTGCTGGTACGACCCTTGGGAGGCCTAGGATCACCCCTCTGTCCTCGGGAGCCTTTCTACTTCCTTGTTGCCATCATGAAGATGCTG GGAAACAAAAATGATGGCACTCTCTACACACCAGATGACCTCTCG GTGTGTCCTGCTGAGACTCTAGGGTGCTTCCGGCTGGAGCTGTCTGTGATCCAGTTCGAAGAGGGCCCATCCCTGGGGATTGCCGTGTTCCGGCTACAGCGTCTGCTGGATGCACTGGGGTCCCGGCTGTGGGTGACTGGCCAGGGCCCTTGTCCACCCTGCGAAGGACATCCCCAGAGacctgtccctctctttctggcCAAGCTCTTGGAGTTATTACAGGGGGCATGTGCTCAGCACCGGCCCTCACCATGA